One window from the genome of Sphaerotilus microaerophilus encodes:
- a CDS encoding DUF2726 domain-containing protein, with protein MSIPAWIFAVAAAAVVAGLVVLAMRRGAPGKAGETELPEEWPLIQRSIFSAEERALYRQLRAALPHHTILAKLPLVRFCQPMDRNDLGYWFKLLGPIHVSFVVCAENGRVLAALDIEKASRPTAKRVATIKQSVLEACRIRYVKCRSDQLPTAAELQLLVPQQGEMSRPLVPPHVQDLAERRSTLAHAVRDPRGERETQWYESGYAQDSFFAPDSQRDTFSEQATPSAAATERRSPLDSGPRRPSVAARHAPAGGPAGKLPGEDDLGANIIGRR; from the coding sequence ATGTCCATTCCCGCCTGGATCTTCGCCGTCGCCGCGGCTGCCGTGGTCGCCGGCCTGGTCGTGCTGGCCATGCGGCGCGGCGCACCCGGCAAGGCCGGAGAAACCGAACTGCCCGAGGAGTGGCCGCTGATCCAGCGCTCCATCTTCTCGGCCGAGGAACGCGCGCTGTACCGCCAGCTGCGCGCCGCGCTGCCGCACCACACCATCCTGGCCAAGCTGCCACTGGTGCGCTTCTGCCAGCCGATGGACCGCAACGATCTGGGCTACTGGTTCAAGCTGCTGGGACCGATCCACGTGAGCTTCGTCGTGTGCGCCGAGAACGGCCGCGTGCTGGCTGCGCTGGACATCGAGAAGGCCTCGCGCCCCACCGCCAAGCGGGTCGCCACGATCAAGCAGTCGGTGCTGGAAGCCTGCCGCATCCGCTACGTGAAGTGCCGCAGCGACCAGCTGCCCACCGCCGCCGAGCTGCAGCTGCTGGTGCCGCAGCAGGGCGAGATGTCGCGCCCGCTGGTGCCCCCCCACGTGCAGGACCTGGCCGAGCGCCGCAGCACGCTGGCCCATGCGGTGCGTGATCCGCGCGGCGAACGCGAGACGCAGTGGTACGAATCCGGCTATGCGCAGGACTCCTTCTTCGCCCCGGACAGCCAGCGCGACACCTTCAGCGAGCAGGCCACCCCGAGCGCAGCGGCCACCGAGCGCCGCTCGCCGCTCGACTCCGGCCCGCGCCGCCCGTCCGTGGCGGCCCGCCATGCCCCGGCCGGCGGGCCAGCGGGCAAGCTGCCCGGCGAGGACGACCTCGGCGCCAACATCATCGGCCGGCGCTGA
- the htpG gene encoding molecular chaperone HtpG, whose protein sequence is MTKQTLSFQAEVKQLLHLVTHSLYSNKEIFLRELISNASDACDKLRFEALNNAGLFEDQPNLEVRVSYDKLARRIVISDNGIGLSAQEAIDHLGTIAKSGTKEFMAALEGDKKKDANLIGQFGVGFYSGYIVADRITVESRRAGLPQGEGVRWSSEGTGDFEVETITREQRGTDVILHLREGEDEFLSTWKIKSVISKYSDHISLPILMRKETWDAEKSENVISDEWETVNKAAALWTRSKSDVTDAEYKAFYEQLTYDQTAPLAYTHNRVEGRSEYTQLLYIPAKAPFDLWNRDKRGGVKLYVKRVFIMDDAEALMPVYLRFVKGVIDSADLPLNVSRELLQESRDVKAIREGSTKRVLSMLESLADSESADDKAKYAEFWKQFGAVLKEGIGEDHANQERLAKLLRFASTQADEGVSFADYVSRMKEGQEAIYYITADTLAAAKNSPQLEIFRKKGIEVLLLTDRVDEWMLSHLYEFEGKSLQSVAKGAVDLGKLQDEEEKKQAEAAAESFKPTLERIKAALGDRAKDVRVTTRLVDSPACLVTEEGDMSGHLARLLKQAGQSAPASQPILEVNAEHALVKKLAALPEGAAPFDDLAQVLFDNALLAEGGQLEDPAAHVRRIQALILG, encoded by the coding sequence ATGACGAAGCAGACCCTGTCGTTCCAGGCCGAAGTGAAGCAGCTGCTGCACCTCGTCACCCACTCGCTGTACTCCAACAAGGAGATCTTCCTGCGCGAGCTGATCTCCAACGCCTCGGACGCCTGCGACAAGCTGCGCTTCGAGGCGCTGAACAACGCCGGCCTGTTCGAGGACCAGCCCAACCTTGAAGTGCGGGTGAGCTACGACAAGTTGGCGCGCCGCATCGTCATCAGCGACAACGGCATCGGCCTGTCGGCGCAGGAGGCCATCGACCACCTGGGCACCATCGCCAAGAGCGGCACCAAGGAGTTCATGGCGGCGCTGGAAGGCGACAAGAAGAAGGACGCCAACCTGATCGGCCAGTTCGGCGTGGGCTTCTACTCGGGCTACATCGTGGCCGACCGCATCACGGTGGAATCGCGCCGCGCCGGCCTGCCGCAGGGCGAGGGCGTGCGCTGGAGCAGCGAGGGCACCGGGGACTTCGAGGTCGAGACCATCACCCGCGAGCAGCGCGGCACCGACGTCATCCTGCACCTGCGCGAGGGCGAGGACGAGTTCCTCTCCACCTGGAAGATCAAGTCGGTCATCTCCAAGTACTCCGACCACATCTCCCTGCCCATCCTGATGCGCAAGGAGACCTGGGACGCCGAGAAGAGCGAGAACGTCATCTCCGACGAGTGGGAGACCGTCAACAAGGCCGCCGCGCTGTGGACCCGCAGCAAGAGCGACGTGACGGACGCCGAGTACAAGGCCTTCTACGAGCAGCTGACCTACGACCAGACCGCCCCGCTGGCCTACACGCACAACCGCGTCGAAGGCCGCAGCGAGTACACCCAGCTGCTCTACATCCCGGCCAAGGCGCCCTTCGACCTGTGGAACCGCGACAAGCGCGGCGGCGTGAAGCTGTACGTCAAGCGCGTGTTCATCATGGACGACGCCGAGGCGCTGATGCCGGTCTACCTGCGCTTCGTCAAGGGCGTGATCGACTCGGCCGACCTGCCGCTGAACGTCAGCCGCGAGCTGCTGCAGGAAAGCCGCGACGTGAAGGCGATCCGCGAGGGCTCGACCAAGCGGGTGCTGTCGATGCTCGAATCGCTGGCCGACAGCGAGAGCGCTGACGACAAGGCCAAGTACGCCGAGTTCTGGAAGCAGTTTGGCGCCGTGCTCAAGGAGGGCATCGGCGAGGACCACGCCAACCAGGAGCGCCTGGCCAAGCTGCTGCGCTTTGCCTCCACCCAGGCGGACGAGGGCGTGTCCTTCGCTGACTACGTGTCGCGCATGAAGGAAGGCCAGGAGGCGATCTACTACATCACCGCCGACACCCTGGCTGCCGCCAAGAACAGCCCGCAGCTGGAGATCTTCCGCAAGAAGGGCATCGAGGTGCTGCTGCTGACCGACCGCGTCGACGAGTGGATGCTCAGTCACCTCTACGAGTTCGAGGGCAAGTCGCTGCAGAGCGTGGCCAAGGGCGCCGTCGACCTCGGCAAGCTGCAGGACGAGGAAGAGAAGAAGCAGGCCGAAGCGGCCGCCGAGTCCTTCAAGCCGACGCTGGAGCGCATCAAGGCCGCGCTGGGCGACCGTGCCAAGGACGTGCGCGTGACCACCCGACTGGTGGACTCGCCGGCCTGCCTGGTCACCGAAGAGGGTGACATGAGCGGCCACCTGGCGCGCCTGCTCAAGCAGGCCGGCCAGAGCGCACCGGCTTCGCAGCCGATCCTGGAGGTCAATGCCGAGCATGCGCTGGTGAAGAAGCTGGCCGCGCTGCCGGAGGGCGCGGCGCCCTTCGACGACCTGGCGCAGGTGCTGTTCGACAACGCCCTGCTGGCCGAAGGCGGCCAGCTGGAAGATCCGGCCGCGCACGTGCGCCGCATCCAGGCGCTGATCCTGGGCTGA
- the pilB gene encoding type IV-A pilus assembly ATPase PilB: protein MATEIVTEPPQSTLSGVARVLVHAGKLNARTAEEVARSARDQRRSFVSAVISAQALTSAELAHTLSSALAVPLLDLDAVDVQRLPQNLVDTRTLSQFQVLVLGKRGNRLFIGGADPTDQEAVDRIKFATQLTPEWVIVEYDKLIKIVDAKSATASETLESIVAGDFDFDVEEQDPNAKADEDVSTEVEDAPVVRFLQKMLIDAINMRASDLHFEPYEATYRVRFRIDGELREITQPPVAIKDKLASRIKVISRLDIAEKRVPQDGRMKLKFGNRAIDFRISTLPTLFGEKIVIRILDPSSARLGVDALGYEKDEKDRLMQAIRRPYGMILVTGPTGSGKTVSLYTCLNILNQPGVNISTVEDPAEINLPGINQVNVNDKAGMNFATALKAFLRQDPDIIMVGEIRDLETADIAIKAAQTGHLVLSTLHTNDAPTTLTRLSNMGVPAFNIASSVILITAQRLARRLCESCKAPADYPREALLRAGYRPEEIDGSWKPYKAVGCSACNNGYRGRVGLYQVMPITESVQRCILSEGTALDIAQQALREGVRDLRQSGLIKVRAGVTTLEEVISVTNQ from the coding sequence GTGGCCACCGAGATCGTCACCGAACCGCCCCAAAGCACCCTGTCGGGAGTCGCCCGTGTGCTGGTGCATGCCGGCAAGCTCAATGCCCGCACAGCCGAGGAGGTGGCCCGTTCGGCGCGCGACCAGCGCCGCAGCTTCGTCTCCGCCGTGATCAGCGCACAGGCGCTCACCTCTGCCGAGCTGGCGCATACGCTGTCGAGCGCATTGGCGGTGCCGCTGCTGGACCTGGACGCGGTGGACGTGCAGCGCCTGCCGCAGAACCTGGTCGACACCCGCACGCTGTCGCAGTTCCAGGTGCTGGTGCTGGGCAAGCGCGGCAACCGGTTGTTCATCGGCGGGGCCGACCCGACCGACCAGGAAGCGGTCGACCGCATCAAGTTCGCGACCCAGCTCACGCCCGAGTGGGTGATCGTCGAGTACGACAAGCTGATCAAGATCGTCGACGCGAAGTCGGCCACCGCGAGCGAGACGCTGGAGTCGATCGTCGCGGGCGATTTCGACTTCGACGTCGAGGAACAGGACCCCAACGCCAAGGCCGACGAGGACGTCAGCACCGAGGTCGAGGACGCGCCGGTGGTGCGCTTCCTGCAGAAGATGCTGATCGACGCGATCAACATGCGCGCCTCGGACCTGCACTTCGAGCCCTATGAGGCCACCTACCGGGTGCGTTTCCGCATCGACGGCGAGCTGCGCGAGATCACCCAGCCGCCGGTGGCGATCAAGGACAAGCTGGCCTCGCGCATCAAGGTGATCAGCCGCCTGGACATCGCCGAGAAGCGCGTGCCGCAGGACGGGCGCATGAAGCTGAAGTTCGGCAACCGCGCCATCGACTTCCGCATCAGCACGCTGCCCACGCTGTTCGGCGAGAAGATCGTGATCCGGATCCTGGACCCGTCGTCGGCCCGCCTGGGCGTGGACGCGCTGGGCTACGAGAAGGACGAGAAGGACCGCCTGATGCAGGCGATCCGCCGGCCCTACGGGATGATCCTGGTCACCGGCCCGACCGGCTCGGGCAAGACGGTGTCGCTCTACACCTGCCTGAACATCCTGAACCAGCCGGGCGTGAACATCTCGACCGTCGAGGATCCGGCCGAAATCAACCTGCCGGGCATCAACCAGGTCAACGTCAACGACAAGGCGGGGATGAACTTCGCCACGGCGCTGAAGGCCTTCCTACGCCAGGATCCGGACATCATCATGGTTGGCGAAATCCGCGACCTGGAAACCGCCGACATCGCGATCAAGGCCGCCCAGACCGGCCACCTGGTGCTGTCCACGCTGCACACCAACGACGCCCCGACGACGCTGACCCGGCTGTCCAACATGGGTGTGCCGGCCTTCAACATCGCCTCCAGCGTGATCCTGATCACCGCCCAGCGCCTGGCACGGCGGCTGTGCGAGAGCTGCAAGGCGCCGGCGGACTACCCGCGCGAAGCGCTGCTGCGCGCCGGCTACCGGCCCGAGGAGATCGACGGCAGCTGGAAACCCTACAAGGCGGTGGGCTGCTCGGCCTGCAACAACGGCTATCGCGGCCGCGTGGGCCTGTACCAGGTGATGCCGATCACGGAGAGCGTGCAGCGCTGCATCCTGTCCGAAGGCACCGCGCTGGACATCGCGCAGCAGGCCCTGCGTGAAGGGGTGCGCGATCTGCGCCAGTCCGGCCTCATCAAGGTCCGCGCCGGGGTGACGACACTGGAGGAGGTCATCTCGGTGACCAATCAGTAA
- a CDS encoding V4R domain-containing protein, whose translation MNPVELHNALQIHRPVLGDTVGLALFRLVRLVAMEDILGAGASAVTYYAGKKLGRELGLTKLDDFLALCDQLKIGLIKIPTLTDHLIHVDVCECVTCSGMTPVGRVLCHFEGGLIAGAVGSILKKDVQAREVSCIGGLGNATCGFDLVIP comes from the coding sequence ATGAATCCCGTCGAACTGCACAACGCGCTGCAAATCCACCGCCCCGTCCTCGGCGATACCGTCGGGCTCGCGCTGTTCCGCCTCGTCCGCCTGGTGGCGATGGAGGACATCCTGGGGGCCGGCGCCTCGGCCGTCACCTACTACGCCGGCAAGAAGCTCGGCCGCGAGCTGGGGCTGACCAAGCTCGATGACTTCCTGGCCCTGTGCGACCAGCTGAAGATCGGGCTGATCAAGATCCCGACCCTGACCGATCACCTCATCCACGTCGACGTCTGCGAGTGCGTCACCTGCTCGGGCATGACGCCGGTGGGGCGGGTGCTCTGCCACTTCGAGGGCGGGCTGATCGCGGGCGCCGTCGGCTCGATCCTGAAGAAGGACGTGCAGGCCCGCGAGGTGAGCTGCATCGGCGGGCTGGGCAATGCGACCTGCGGTTTCGACCTCGTGATTCCCTGA
- a CDS encoding GNAT family N-acetyltransferase produces MDTATTSTGAAQPPLRRWLGPLGTARWWDWVPICQLGEQHGPLIEAHLLALGDRDRYLRFGYPATDERIRQHAAQLDFGRHELFGIFNRRLQLVGTAHLAYADLSRSMCEFAVSVLPHTRGRGYGKRLFAHAVRHCQNRRVDQLFIHALSENTAMLRIARGAGARLQHEGGESEAWLQLPPDSVGSHMTELVDTRAAALNHLFKRQQELLRWSLGLVVDVKARLAHLRGIASQ; encoded by the coding sequence ATGGATACCGCCACCACCTCCACCGGGGCTGCCCAGCCTCCTCTGCGCCGCTGGCTGGGCCCGCTCGGCACGGCGCGCTGGTGGGATTGGGTGCCCATCTGCCAACTGGGCGAGCAGCACGGGCCGCTGATCGAGGCGCACTTGCTGGCGCTGGGTGACCGTGATCGCTACCTGCGTTTTGGCTACCCGGCCACCGACGAGCGCATCCGTCAGCACGCGGCACAGCTGGACTTTGGCCGGCACGAGCTGTTCGGCATCTTCAATCGCCGCCTGCAGCTGGTGGGCACCGCCCACCTGGCCTACGCCGACCTGTCACGCAGCATGTGCGAGTTCGCCGTCTCGGTGCTGCCGCACACACGCGGCCGTGGCTATGGCAAGCGCCTCTTCGCCCACGCGGTACGGCACTGCCAGAATCGCCGCGTCGACCAGCTCTTCATCCATGCCCTGAGCGAGAACACGGCCATGCTGCGCATCGCCCGCGGCGCGGGCGCCCGGCTGCAGCACGAGGGCGGGGAATCGGAAGCCTGGCTGCAACTGCCACCCGACAGCGTGGGCTCGCACATGACCGAGTTGGTGGACACGCGCGCTGCCGCGCTCAACCACCTGTTCAAGCGCCAGCAGGAGCTGCTGCGCTGGAGCCTCGGCTTGGTGGTCGATGTGAAGGCCCGCCTGGCGCACCTGCGCGGCATTGCCAGCCAGTGA
- a CDS encoding serine/threonine protein kinase, with translation MTSDAHALAPPPDALSGQPYAGLTPHEVLDALDAAGLRGDGRILQLNSYENRVFQVHLEDPHPTGGPVVVAKFYRAGRWSDAQILEEHGFALELAAAEVPAVPPLALSVAADDVRLVGEPPTLAQRGPWRYAASPRCGGRAPELEDPQVLEWIGRFLARLHAVGQRRPFVHRPTLAGTGPARASLAWLLDQDLLPPTVRSRWHEAAQAALAAVDAAFARHGQLQLLRLHGDCHIGNLLWTPDGPHFVDLDDAVNGPAVQDLWMLLGGDRPEMQAQLGALLDGYESMREFDRRELALIEPLRTLRVLQHSVWIARRWDDPAFPIAFPSFESPAYWDQQAMLLREQIDAIDAPPLVA, from the coding sequence ATGACTTCCGACGCGCACGCCCTTGCCCCGCCACCAGACGCCCTGTCAGGCCAGCCCTATGCCGGCCTGACGCCGCACGAGGTGCTCGACGCGCTGGACGCGGCGGGCCTGCGCGGCGACGGCCGCATCCTGCAGCTCAACTCCTACGAGAACCGCGTCTTCCAGGTGCACCTGGAGGACCCCCACCCCACGGGTGGCCCGGTGGTGGTGGCCAAGTTCTACCGCGCCGGGCGCTGGAGCGATGCGCAGATCCTCGAAGAGCATGGCTTCGCGCTCGAACTGGCCGCCGCCGAAGTGCCGGCGGTGCCGCCCCTGGCCCTGAGCGTGGCCGCTGACGATGTGCGCCTGGTCGGCGAGCCGCCCACGCTGGCCCAGCGCGGACCGTGGCGCTACGCCGCCAGCCCGCGCTGCGGCGGCCGTGCGCCGGAGCTGGAAGACCCGCAGGTGCTGGAGTGGATCGGCCGCTTCCTGGCCCGGCTGCACGCGGTCGGCCAGCGCCGACCCTTCGTCCACCGGCCGACGTTGGCCGGCACCGGGCCAGCACGCGCCTCACTTGCCTGGCTGCTCGACCAGGACCTGCTGCCGCCCACGGTGCGCAGCCGCTGGCACGAGGCGGCACAGGCCGCGCTGGCCGCCGTGGATGCCGCCTTTGCCCGCCACGGCCAGCTCCAGCTGCTGCGCCTGCACGGCGACTGCCACATCGGCAACCTGCTGTGGACGCCCGATGGTCCGCATTTCGTCGACCTGGACGACGCGGTCAACGGCCCGGCGGTGCAGGACCTGTGGATGCTGCTGGGCGGTGACCGCCCCGAGATGCAGGCCCAGTTGGGCGCGCTGCTGGACGGCTATGAGTCGATGCGCGAGTTCGACCGCCGCGAGCTGGCGCTGATCGAGCCGCTGCGCACGCTGCGCGTCCTGCAGCACAGCGTGTGGATCGCGCGGCGCTGGGACGACCCGGCCTTCCCGATCGCGTTTCCGTCATTCGAGAGCCCGGCCTACTGGGACCAGCAGGCCATGCTGCTGCGCGAGCAGATCGACGCCATCGACGCACCGCCACTGGTGGCCTGA